From the Brassica napus cultivar Da-Ae chromosome A8, Da-Ae, whole genome shotgun sequence genome, one window contains:
- the LOC106379903 gene encoding cytochrome c-type biogenesis CcmH-like mitochondrial protein → MEKRDEDLKKAQMLDARARNISHNVRCTECGSQSIEDSQADVAILLRQLIRDEIGAGKTDKEIYSKLEDEFGETVLYAPKFDMQTAALWLTPVLIAGGTAAGLVYSKHRQRTNVHIMALDLIRVVSLTPKERVTILDVLIPPPPPPQGVASRLRRWLNR, encoded by the exons ATGGAGAAAAGAGACGAGGATCTGAAGAAGGCACAGATGCTGGACGCTCGAGCCAGAAACATCAGCCACAACGTTCGCTGCACTGAGTGTGGGAGTCAGTCCATTGAAGACTCACAGGCAGATGTCGCTATTCTCCTCAGACAG TTGATCCGTGATGAGATAGGAGCTGGAAAAACTGACAAAGAGATCTACAGTAAGTTAGAAGATGAGTTTGGGGAGACGGTGCTTTATGCCCCGAAGTTTGATATGCAGACCGCAGCATTGTGGTTAACTCCG GTTCTGATTGCTGGAGGTACTGCTGCAGGATTGGTTTATAGTAAGCACAGGCAAAGGACAAATGTACACATCATGGCGTTGGACCTTATTAGAGTGGTTTCGTTGACTCCAAAAGAGAGAGTTACCATTCTCGATGTTCTTATTCCACCTCCCCCTCCTCCTCAGGGAGTTGCTTCCCGGTTGAGGAGATGGCTAAACCGGTAG
- the LOC106382306 gene encoding ABC transporter G family member 35, producing MDYDPAQAMSRGGSMRRSINRSVSRASRNLEDIFSSSSRRTKSVNEDEEALKWAAIEKLPTYSRLRTSLMPALGEDDIYSNQILNKEVDVTKLDGDDRQKFIDMVFKVAEQDNERILTKLRNRINRVGIKLPTVEVKYEHLTVKADCYTGDRSLPSLLNSVRNMGESVLGMVGIQFAKKAQLTILKDVSGIIKPSRMTLLLGPPSSGKTTLLLALAGKLDKSLDISGDVTYNGYRLNEFVPIKTSAYISQNDLHVGIMTVKETLDFSARCQGIGTRYDLLNELARREKDAGIFPEADVDLFMKASAAQGVKSSIITDYTLKILGLDICKDTIVGDDMMRGISGGQKKRVTTGEMIVGPTKTLFMDEISTGLDSSTTFQIVKCLQQIVHLNEATVVISLLQPAPETFDLFDDIILLSEGQIVYQGPRDHILEFFESFGFKCPERKGTADFLQEVTSKKDQEQYWVDERRPYRYIPVHEFATKFKNFHVGTKLSHELSVPFEKSKGHKAALVFDKYSVKKIELLKSCWDKEWMLMKRNSFFYVFKTVQIIIIAAITSTVFLRTEMNTRNESDANMYVSALLFGMIVNMFNGLAEMAMTIQRLPVFYKQRDLLFHPPWTYTLPTFLLGIPISIFETTAWMGVTYYSIGFAPEADRFFKQFLVVFLIQQMAAGIFRLIASICRTMTIANTGGMLVLLVVFLTGGFLLPRREIPVWWRWAFWASPLSYAFSAISNTELLAPRWMNKMSSDNTTRLGTAVLNIWDVFDDKNWYWVGVGALLAFAVLFNCLFTLALTYLDALGKPQAILPKEEDHDGSKKEIPMENMNTKKGMVLPFTPLALSFDDVKYFVDMPAEMRDQGVQETRLQLLKGVTSTFRPGVLTALMGVSGAGKTTLMDVLAGRKTGGYIEGDIRVSGFPKKQETFARISGYCEQTDIHSPQVTVRESLIFSAFLRLDKEVSKDEKMMFVDQVMELVELVDLRDAIVGLPGVTGLSTEQRKRLTIAVELVANPSIIFMDEPTSGLDARAAAIVMRAVRNTVDTGRTVVCTIHQPSIDIFEAFDELLLMKRGGQVIYSGPLGRNSHKIVEYFEAIPGVPKIPEKYNPATWMLEASSLAAELKLGVDFAELYNSSSLCQRNKQLVQELSVPPQGASDLYFATQFSQNTWGQYKSCLWKQWWTYWRSPDYNVVRFIFTLATSLLIGTIFWQIGGKKSNVQDLTMVLGAIYAAVIFVGVNNCSTVQPMVAVERTVFYREKAAGMYSAIPYAISQVTCELPYVLVQTIYYSLIVYALVGFEWKASKFLWFLFINYFSFLYWTYYGMMTVSLTPNQQVASIFASAFYGIFNLFSGFFIPRPKIPKWWIWYYWICPVAWTVYGLITSQYGDVDTPIALPGGPPGLTVKQYLKDQYGFESSFMGPVAAVLVAFPVFFAFIFAFCIKTLNFQTR from the exons ATGGATTACGATCCAGCTCAAGCGATGAGCAGAGGAGGAAGCATGCGAAGAAGCATAAACCGCAGCGTAAGCAGAGCTAGCAGAAACCTCGAGGACATATTCTCTTCAAGCTCTAGACGAACCAAGTCCGTTaacgaagacgaagaagctctCAAATGGGCAGCCATCGAGAAACTCCCAACCTACAGCCGCCTCCGTACCAGCCTCATGCCCGCGCTAGGAGAAGACGACATCTACAGCAACCAAATCCTCAACAAAGAAGTTGACGTCACTAAACTCGACGGTGATGATCGGCAAAAGTTCATCGACATGGTCTTCAAAGTCGCGGAGCAGGACAACGAGAGGATCTTGACAAAGCTGAGGAACAGGATCAACAGAGTTGGGATCAAGCTTCCGACAGTGGAAGTCAAGTACGAGCATCTGACTGTGAAAGCTGACTGTTACACGGGCGATAGATCTCTTCCTTCGCTTTTAAACTCGGTGAGGAACATGGGAGAGTCTGTTCTTGGCATGGTCGGAATCCAGTTCGCTAAAAAAGCGCAGCTAACTATACTCAAAGATGTCTCTGGGATCATCAAACCTTCGAGGATGACGCTTCTGTTGGGTCCTCCTTCCTCGGGGAAGACAACGCTTTTGTTGGCTCTTGCTGGTAAACTCGACAAGTCTCTTGACATCTCTGGGGATGTGACTTATAATGGTTACCGTCTCAACGAGTTTGTTCCTATCAAAACCTCTGCTTACATTAGTCAGAACGATCTTCATGTTGGTATCATGACTGTTAAGGAGACTCTTGATTTCTCTGCTCGGTGTCAAGGCATTGGTACCCGTTACG ATCTTCTAAACGAGCTGGCTAGGAGAGAAAAGGACGCAGGGATTTTTCCAGAAGCTGATGTTGATTTGTTCATGAAGGCCTCTGCTGCTCAAGGTGTCAAGAGTAGTATCATCACTGACTACACTCTCAAG ATTCTAGGGCTTGACATTTGCAAGGACACTATAGTCGGAGATGACATGATGAGAGGTATCTCAGGAGGTCAAAAGAAGCGTGTGACAACCGGCGAGATGATCGTCGGGCCAACTAAAACTCTGTTCATGGATGAGATATCCACCGGGCTTGACAGCTCCACCACTTTCCAAATAGTGAAATGCCTGCAACAGATCGTTCACCTCAATGAAGCTACCGTGGTCATTTCTCTTCTCCAGCCTGCTCCTGAGACGTTTGATCTTTTTGATGATATAATACTATTGTCAGAGGGACAGATTGTGTACCAGGGACCTAGAGACCACATTCTTGAGTTCTTTGAAAGCTTTGGCTTCAAGTGTCCTGAAAGAAAAGGAACAGCTGATTTCTTGCAAGAG GTTACCTCTAAAAAGGACCAAGAGCAGTACTGGGTGGATGAAAGAAGACCTTACCGATACATCCCAGTGCATGAATTCGCCACCAAATTCAAAAACTTCCATGTTGGAACCAAGCTCTCCCACGAGTTATCAGTGCCCTTCGAAAAATCAAAAGGCCACAAAGCAGCTCTAGTGTTTGACAAGTACTCAGTAAAGAAAATAGAGCTTCTCAAAAGCTGCTGGGACAAAGAATGGATGCTCATGAAGCGAAACTCCTTCTTCTACGTCTTCAAAACCgtccaaatcatcatcatcgcaGCGATCACCTCAACTGTTTTCCTCAGAACTGAAATGAACACTAGGAACGAGAGCGACGCCAACATGTACGTAAGCGCACTCCTGTTCGGAATGATTGTCAACATGTTCAACGGTCTTGCGGAGATGGCCATGACGATACAGAGACTTCCCGTGTTCTACAAGCAAAGAGATCTTTTGTTTCATCCACCTTGGACGTACACGCTTCCTACTTTCTTGCTAGGGATACCGATCTCAATCTTCGAGACTACTGCGTGGATGGGCGTGACGTATTACTCTATAGGCTTTGCGCCTGAAGCAGACCGGTTCTTTAAACAGTTCTTGGTCGTGTTTCTGATCCAACAGATGGCTGCAGGGATATTCAGGCTCATTGCTTCTATTTGTAGAACCATGACAATAGCTAATACCGGTGGTATGCTGGTTCTGCTAGTTGTGTTCTTAACCGgtggttttcttcttcctcgacgTGAGATCCCGGTTTGGTGGAGGTGGGCCTTTTGGGCCTCCCCTCTTTCATATGCTTTTAGTGCCATCAGCAACACTGAACTGCTTGCTCCAAGATGGATGAATAAAATG TCTTCCGACAACACTACAAGGTTGGGGACAGCAGTGCTTAACATCTGGGATGTGTTTGATGACAAGAACTGGTATTGGGTAGGAGTTGGAGCCCTGCTCGCTTTTGCTGTCCTCTTCAACTGTCTTTTTACTCTAGCACTTACTTATCTAGACG CCCTTGGGAAGCCACAAGCTATACTCCCAAAAGAAGAAGACCATGATGGATCCAAGA AGGAAATTCCAATGGAGAATATGAACACCAAGAAAGGAATGGTTCTTCCTTTCACTCCTCTAGCTCTGTCCTTTGACGATGTTAAATACTTTGTTGACATGCCTGCG GAGATGAGGGACCAAGGAGTTCAAGAAACTAGACTACAACTACTAAAAGGAGTCACAAGCACGTTTAGGCCAGGAGTGTTGACGGCCTTGATGGGGGTGAGCGGTGCAGGCAAGACAACGTTGATGGACGTTTTGGCAGGGAGAAAAACAGGAGGATACATAGAAGGAGACATAAGAGTGTCTGGATTCCCAAAGAAACAAGAGACATTCGCTAGAATCTCTGGCTACTGTGAACAAACAGACATTCATTCTCCACAAGTTACCGTAAGAGAATCACTTATCTTCTCTGCTTTCCTTCGCCTTGATAAGGAAGTAAGCAAAGACGAGAAAATGATGTTTGTGGATCAAGTGATGGAACTTGTGGAGTTGGTGGACTTGAGAGACGCTATTGTGGGTTTACCTGGAGTCACAGGACTCTCCACTGAACAGAGAAAGAGACTAACCATCGCTGTTGAGCTTGTGGCCAACCCTTCAATCATTTTTATGGACGAGCCTACTTCAGGGTTGGATGCTAGAGCGGCTGCTATTGTGATGAGAGCTGTGAGAAACACAGTGGACACAGGGAGAACTGTGGTGTGCACCATCCACCAACCTAGCATTGATATTTTTGAGGCTTTTGATGAGTTACTACTAATGAAGAGAGGAGGACAAGTGATATACTCAGGTCCCTTGGGTAGAAACTCTCACAAGATTGTTGAGTACTTTGAAGCCATTCCTGGAGTGCCAAAAATTCCTGAAAAGTACAATCCTGCCACTTGGATGCTTGAAGCTAGCTCCCTAGCAGCCGAGTTGAAGCTTGGAGTTGACTTTGCTGAGCTATACAACTCTTCTTCTTTATGCCA ACGAAATAAGCAGCTGGTACAAGAACTTAGCGTGCCTCCACAAGGAGCATCTGATCTCTACTTTGCCACACAGTTCTCACAGAACACATGGGGACAATACAAATCATGTCTATGGAAGCAATGGTGGACATACTGGAGATCTCCTGACTACAATGTTGTCCGGTTCATTTTCACCTTAGCAACATCGCTATTGATCGGTACAATCTTTTGGCAAATAGGAGGTAAGAAATCAAACGTACAAGACCTAACGATGGTTCTGGGAGCAATCTACGCAGCAGTTATATTCGTTGGAGTAAACAACTGTTCCACGGTGCAACCAATGGTGGCAGTGGAACGTACCGTGTTCTACAGAGAAAAAGCAGCAGGGATGTACTCAGCTATACCTTACGCCATCTCTCAGGTGACATGTGAGCTACCATATGTATTGGTTCAGACCATATACTATTCTCTTATCGTCTACGCATTGGTTGGATTCGAGTGGAAAGCTTCAAAGTTCTTGTGGTTCCTCTTCATCAACTACTTCTCATTCCTATACTGGACTTACTATGGCATGATGACCGTCTCACTCACACCTAACCAGCAAGTTGCTTCTATCTTTGCATCAGCCTTTTATGGTATTTTTAACCTTTTCTCTGGCTTCTTCATTCCGAGACCCAAGATTCCCAAGTGGTGGATATGGTACTACTGGATCTGCCCTGTTGCTTGGACCGTATACGGTTTGATCACTTCTCAGTATGGTGATGTTGACACTCCCATTGCTCTCCCTGGTGGTCCTCCTGGGCTAACTGTGAAACAGTATCTTAAAGACCAATATGGTTTTGAGTCGAGCTTCATGGGACCTGTTGCAGCTGTCCTAGTTGCCTTCCCCGTCTTCTTTGCCTTCATCTTTGCCTTTTGCATTAAGACTCTCAACTTCCAgactagataa
- the LOC106380364 gene encoding fasciclin-like arabinogalactan protein 19 has translation MATTSLSCAIFLAALILCFPHASAGVPLEEFERAITVLRVRGRALFANAIITSDLLFDLLSVESLTLFVPTDSMLFDLDMTHSSYFYVSTLRLHCVPLRLPFSDLRSLPNATSLPTLLPSHHIRLTRPSSSSNDSISLDGVPVLLPGLFYGEQLAVHGLAGLISLTNLSSPELSVDLPPPVVDSPAESPYYSRFSPAPQPYDYFLGLSPAEAPRVEDVSPSPWRDDMIVEDEGGPLDWWRNRF, from the coding sequence ATGGCGACTACCTCACTCTCCTGCGCCATCTTCCTCGCTGCTCTCATCCTCTGCTTTCCTCACGCTTCCGCCGGAGTTCCACTGGAAGAATTCGAAAGAGCCATCACGGTGCTCCGCGTCAGAGGCCGAGCTCTCTTCGCGAACGCGATCATCACCTCCGATCTCCTCTTCGATTTGCTCTCCGTCGAGTCTCTCACGCTCTTCGTCCCCACCGACTCCATGCTCTTCGATCTCGACATGACTCACTCTTCCTACTTCTACGTCTCCACCCTCCGCCTCCACTGCGTCCCCCTCCGCCTCCCGTTCTCCGATCTCCGATCTCTCCCGAACGCCACCTCTCTCCCGACGCTTCTTCCCTCTCACCACATCCGACTCACTagaccttcttcttcctcaaacGATTCCATTTCTCTCGACGGTGTTCCCGTTCTCCTCCCTGGTTTGTTCTACGGCGAACAACTCGCCGTACACGGCCTCGCCGGTCTCATTTCCCTCACAAACCTTTCGTCTCCCGAACTCTCCGTCGATTTACCTCCTCCCGTGGTTGATTCGCCGGCAGAGTCACCGTATTATTCAAGATTCTCGCCGGCACCGCAGCCTTACGACTACTTTCTCGGTCTTTCACCAGCGGAAGCGCCGAGGGTTGAAGACGTTTCACCATCGCCGTGGAGAGATGACATGATCGTAGAGGATGAAGGAGGTCCGTTAGATTGGTGGCGTAACCGCTTTTAA
- the LOC106382309 gene encoding protein DETOXIFICATION 12 isoform X1: MSDAESSTKDSLLLRVGRDDKVTCMDIQDGSFTEELKRLIYFAAPMAAVVIAQFTLQIISMVMVGHLGNLALASASLASSFCNVTGYSFIIGLSCALDTLSGQAYGAKLYRKLGVQTYTAMFCLTLVCIPISIIWFNIEKLLVLLGQDQAIAHEAGRYTAWLIPGLFSYAFTQPLTRYFQNQSMITPLLITSTLVFCFHAPVCWLLVYKSGLGFLGGAVAMGLSNWLCAIILGCIMCFSSACSETRAPLSMEMFNGVGEFFRYALPSAAMVCLEWWSFELIILLSGLLPNPELETSVLSICLQTIATVSAIPIAIAAAASTRISNELGAGNSRAAHIVVYTAMFLAVMESLVVSMSLLVGRSVFGYVFSSDERTVDYVAKMAPLLYVSILLDGLQAVLAGIARGCGWQHIGAYINLGSFYLCGIPFAATLAFWFNLEGVGLWIGIQAGALVQNFLLGLFTGFTNWPNQALEARKRMALA, from the exons ATGTCGGACGCAGAGAGCAGCACCAAGGATAGCTTGCTACTGCGAGTAGGCAGAGATGATAAAGTAACCTGCATGGATATTCAAGACGGATCATTCACAGAAGAACTCAAGCGGCTTATCTACTTCGCAGCTCCAATGGCAGCTGTGGTCATAGCTCAGTTCACTTTACAGATCATCTCAATGGTGATGGTTGGTCACCTTGGAAACCTAGCTCTCGCCAGCGCCTCCCTCGCTTCTTCCTTCTGCAACGTCACTGGCTACAGCTTCATC ATAGGATTGTCATGTGCCTTAGATACTCTAAGCGGTCAAGCTTATGGAGCTAAGTTATACCGGAAACTAGGTGTTCAGACATACACAGCTATGTTCTGTCTTACATTAGTATGTATCCCTATCTCCATCATATGGTTCAACATCGAAAAGCTTCTTGTCTTACTCGGCCAAGACCAAGCTATTGCACATGAAGCCGGTAGATATACTGCCTGGCTCATCCCTGGACTCTTCTCTTACGCctttacacagcctctcactcgCTACTTCCAAAACCAGAGCATGATCACACCCCTCCTCATTACGTCTACCCTTGTGTTCTGTTTCCACGCTCCTGTATGCTGGCTTTTGGTTTACAAGTCAGGGCTTGGTTTTCTTGGAGGAGCCGTGGCTATGGGTTTGTCAAACTGGCTATGTGCCATTATTCTTGGATGTATCATGTGCTTCTCCTCCGCTTGTTCTGAGACACGTGCGCCTCTTTCCATGGAGATGTTCAACGGTGTTGGAGAGTTCTTCAGATATGCTCTTCCTTCTGCCGCTATGGTTTG CCTAGAGTGGTGGTCATTTGAACTCATAATATTACTATCTGGTCTCTTACCCAACCCGGAGCTGGAGACTTCTGTGCTCTCTATCTG TCTTCAAACAATTGCGACAGTCTCTGCAATACCAATTGCCATCGCGGCTGCAGCAAG CACAAGAATCTCTAACGAGTTAGGTGCTGGTAACTCTAGAGCAGCACATATTGTGGTCTACACGGCAATGTTTCTTGCTGTTATGGAATCACTGGTAGTGAGTATGTCTTTACTAGTAGGAAGGAGTGTTTTCGGCTATGTTTTCAGCAGTGATGAGAGAACCGTCGACTATGTTGCAAAGATGGCTCCATTGCTCTATGTTTCTATCTTACTGGATGGTTTACAAGCGGTTCTCGCAG GTATTGCAAGGGGATGCGGATGGCAACATATAGGGGCTTACATCAATTTAGGATCTTTCTATCTATGTGGGATACCATTTGCAGCAACTTTAGCCTTCTGGTTTAATCTAGAAGGTGTTGGCCTTTGGATTGGAATACAAGCTGGTGCCCTTGTGCAAAATTTTCTGCTAGGTCTTTTCACAGGCTTCACAAACTGGCCAAACCAG GCCCTTGAAGCAAGGAAGCGAATGGCTTTGGCCTAA
- the LOC106382309 gene encoding protein DETOXIFICATION 12 isoform X2 encodes MSDAESSTKDSLLLRVGRDDKVTCMDIQDGSFTEELKRLIYFAAPMAAVVIAQFTLQIISMVMVGHLGNLALASASLASSFCNVTGYSFIIGLSCALDTLSGQAYGAKLYRKLGVQTYTAMFCLTLVCIPISIIWFNIEKLLVLLGQDQAIAHEAGRYTAWLIPGLFSYAFTQPLTRYFQNQSMITPLLITSTLVFCFHAPVCWLLVYKSGLGFLGGAVAMGLSNWLCAIILGCIMCFSSACSETRAPLSMEMFNGVGEFFRYALPSAAMVCLEWWSFELIILLSGLLPNPELETSVLSICTRISNELGAGNSRAAHIVVYTAMFLAVMESLVVSMSLLVGRSVFGYVFSSDERTVDYVAKMAPLLYVSILLDGLQAVLAGIARGCGWQHIGAYINLGSFYLCGIPFAATLAFWFNLEGVGLWIGIQAGALVQNFLLGLFTGFTNWPNQALEARKRMALA; translated from the exons ATGTCGGACGCAGAGAGCAGCACCAAGGATAGCTTGCTACTGCGAGTAGGCAGAGATGATAAAGTAACCTGCATGGATATTCAAGACGGATCATTCACAGAAGAACTCAAGCGGCTTATCTACTTCGCAGCTCCAATGGCAGCTGTGGTCATAGCTCAGTTCACTTTACAGATCATCTCAATGGTGATGGTTGGTCACCTTGGAAACCTAGCTCTCGCCAGCGCCTCCCTCGCTTCTTCCTTCTGCAACGTCACTGGCTACAGCTTCATC ATAGGATTGTCATGTGCCTTAGATACTCTAAGCGGTCAAGCTTATGGAGCTAAGTTATACCGGAAACTAGGTGTTCAGACATACACAGCTATGTTCTGTCTTACATTAGTATGTATCCCTATCTCCATCATATGGTTCAACATCGAAAAGCTTCTTGTCTTACTCGGCCAAGACCAAGCTATTGCACATGAAGCCGGTAGATATACTGCCTGGCTCATCCCTGGACTCTTCTCTTACGCctttacacagcctctcactcgCTACTTCCAAAACCAGAGCATGATCACACCCCTCCTCATTACGTCTACCCTTGTGTTCTGTTTCCACGCTCCTGTATGCTGGCTTTTGGTTTACAAGTCAGGGCTTGGTTTTCTTGGAGGAGCCGTGGCTATGGGTTTGTCAAACTGGCTATGTGCCATTATTCTTGGATGTATCATGTGCTTCTCCTCCGCTTGTTCTGAGACACGTGCGCCTCTTTCCATGGAGATGTTCAACGGTGTTGGAGAGTTCTTCAGATATGCTCTTCCTTCTGCCGCTATGGTTTG CCTAGAGTGGTGGTCATTTGAACTCATAATATTACTATCTGGTCTCTTACCCAACCCGGAGCTGGAGACTTCTGTGCTCTCTATCTG CACAAGAATCTCTAACGAGTTAGGTGCTGGTAACTCTAGAGCAGCACATATTGTGGTCTACACGGCAATGTTTCTTGCTGTTATGGAATCACTGGTAGTGAGTATGTCTTTACTAGTAGGAAGGAGTGTTTTCGGCTATGTTTTCAGCAGTGATGAGAGAACCGTCGACTATGTTGCAAAGATGGCTCCATTGCTCTATGTTTCTATCTTACTGGATGGTTTACAAGCGGTTCTCGCAG GTATTGCAAGGGGATGCGGATGGCAACATATAGGGGCTTACATCAATTTAGGATCTTTCTATCTATGTGGGATACCATTTGCAGCAACTTTAGCCTTCTGGTTTAATCTAGAAGGTGTTGGCCTTTGGATTGGAATACAAGCTGGTGCCCTTGTGCAAAATTTTCTGCTAGGTCTTTTCACAGGCTTCACAAACTGGCCAAACCAG GCCCTTGAAGCAAGGAAGCGAATGGCTTTGGCCTAA
- the LOC106382310 gene encoding fruit protein pKIWI502, translating to MSTLSFSPSITTTHAQFSHPLSPMFILRRLPLARNLRLSSRRNNNRVASVVTAAALRQDAALWTPAPLSLIESAAESLFHVSIDVSGSPDLAASYTRPGQYLQLRVPDVEKPSFLAIASPPSLAASRGAFEFLVKSIAGSTAEILCGLKKGETVELSAVMGNGFDMGRVDPPEEYPTVLIFATGSGISPIRSLIETGFGADRRSDVRLYYGARNLKRMAYQEKFKEWESSGVKVVPVLSQPDDGWTGETGYVQAAFARAKQVSKPEATGVVLCGQKQMAEEITAMLEADGVSNDKMLKNF from the exons ATGtccactctctctttctccccGTCTATCACCACCACCCATGCGCAATTTAGCCACCCCCTCTCCCCCATGTTTATCCTGCGCCGCCTCCCCCTCGCACGCAATCTCCGCCTCTCCTCCCGCCGCAACAACAACCGCGTCGCCTCCGTCGTCACCGCCGCAGCACTTCGCCAGGACGCCGCTCTCTGGACTCCCGCCCCTCTCTCTCTAATCGAATCCGCCGCCGAGTCGCTTTTCCACGTCTCGATCGACGTCTCTGGCTCCCCGGATCTCGCGGCTTCCTACACGAGGCCAGGGCAGTACCTCCAGCTCCGCGTCCCCGATGTCGAGAAGCCTTCGTTCCTGGCGATCGCGTCTCCTCCTTCGCTGGCGGCTTCTCGTGGCGCTTTTGAGTTTTTGGTGAAGAGTATAGCTGGATCCACGGCGGAGATTTTGTGTGGGTTGAAGAAAGGGGAGACTGTGGAGCTTAGCGCTGTGATGGGTAATGGTTTCGATATGGGTCGGGTTGATCCTCCTGAGGAGTATCCCACGGTTTTGATTTTCGCCACTGGATCTGGGATCAG TCCCATCCGCTCACTGATTGAGACAGGATTTGGCGCTGATAGAAGATCTGATGTAAGACTCTATTATGGGGCTAGGAACCTGAAAAGAATGGCCTATCAG GAGAAGTTTAAAGAGTGGGAATCATCGGGTGTCAAAGTTGTCCCTGTATTATCACAACCAGATGATGGGTGGACAGGAGAAACCGGATATGTGCAG GCTGCTTTTGCAAGGGCTAAACAAGTTTCAAAACCAGAGGCCACAGGAGTGGTGCTGTGCGGTCAGAAACAAATGGCTGAG GAGATAACCGCAATGCTTGAAGCTGATGGAGTCTCAAATGACAAGATGCTCAAAAACTTTTGA